A single window of Tetrapisispora phaffii CBS 4417 chromosome 16, complete genome DNA harbors:
- the CTR9 gene encoding Ctr9p (similar to Saccharomyces cerevisiae CTR9 (YOL145C); ancestral locus Anc_3.5): protein MESESLTSYPSMQWSTALDIPLKASEEVVSIDLETDLPDDPSDLRTLLVEESSDKEHWLTIALAYCHQGKVTDGIKLIEMALEAFRNTDKAPLHTFLTWAHLDLAKGTFTNSEAKQYELNQAEYHLKEAINYDPSTVSNMLATIDLYYQRGQYDKALETSDIFIKGIAAEDRRNGRTTKTNCLFLLLRAKILYQKKNYSASLRFFQELLVLNPVLKPDPRIGIGMCFWQLKDHSMAVKSWSRAKEIDPENKTASILVLLGDFHNSLTNSENDEQFKKQYSEAILNLENLYSGNKSNPVILTLLQSYFYFKGEYQSVIDIYEKKIMGMSSITANTILSEASFWCARSYYALNDYRKAFTMFQESLKKSEDNLLSKFGLGQTQIKNDLLEEGILTFENIYKSHENIQELNYILGLLYARKCLDTKTEYSHKEHTKLISKAVQFLEKYISLTTSKKNQLVIPKAFLILSQLYELQVQYKQALDILCRYLDDLKISNEKNIPIELLNNIGCFYFITGQKEKSLEFFNMAKEKLDLAGNDDSLEITLQYNIARSSEEDLAATNIVYSDILSKHPSYVHLKVRYLFTKFLQNKNSQSDEIEKEVNDLLQRNPADLEVRALYTWFMKNGLKNSNNIDEAKYKEYRNSEISTSKDTLTKYNSHDLYALISLGNFYCVMAKENKKTPAKCEQSYLKGIQLYQKALQIDPYNIFAAQGIAIIFAESKRLGAALEIWRKIRDSLDTEDVHMNISHCLLEMREYVKAIEGYELILKKFPNYSKLAKVYNLLGKTWYERGNKENSLSCYKKALQNAETSLKLEIESSNDLENSPKIASYKFNTVLLHFQIAEVVRRSGSKDRTVEDISSALTGLENALVLLKELKDKSYKFIVKDEIEQRIQLGETTMKNALQRSLKEQEEYELQQTGRLEQARKLIEENELKEKNRIEKEKELEQMKIAKQKEEFAKLQEEAQKIIQERDLAIVEESDNDKDLNSADEDGEFVDKEKPKREKKSKKKTSKRKADVLDDDEEVTIIRKRERNGKASTLSAEYIENSSASSDGALSDVGENKFDSEEAEAKVTDEEHEDLF, encoded by the coding sequence atggAAAGCGAGTCTTTAACTAGTTATCCTAGCATGCAATGGAGCACTGCTTTGGATATTCCATTAAAGGCTTCAGAAGAAGTTGTCAGCATTGATTTAGAAACGGATTTACCTGATGATCCGTCTGATTTAAGAACGCTTTTGGTGGAGGAAAGCTCTGACAAAGAGCATTGGTTAACTATTGCTCTAGCTTATTGTCATCAAGGTAAAGTTACAGATGGTATTAAACTAATTGAAATGGCTCTAGAAGCATTCCGTAATACTGACAAGGCTCCATTACATACATTTTTAACTTGGGCTCATTTGGATTTAGCTAAAGGAACTTTTACCAACTCCGAGGCAAAGCAATATGAATTGAATCAAGCAGAATATCATCTGAAAGAAGCAATCAATTATGATCCATCTACTGTTAGTAATATGTTGGCAACCATTGATTTATACTATCAAAGGGGTCAATATGATAAAGCCTTAGAGACatctgatatttttattaaggGCATTGCGGCTGAAGATCGTAGAAATGGCAGAACCACTAAGACAAACTGTCTATTTCTACTTTTAAGAGCTAAAATTCTCTaccaaaagaaaaactATTCTGCTAGTTTAAGGTTTTTCCAAGAATTATTGGTATTAAATCCGGTTTTAAAGCCAGATCCACGTATTGGTATTGGTATGTGCTTTTGGCAGTTGAAAGATCATAGCATGGCAGTCAAATCGTGGTCAAGAGCTAAAGAAATTGATcctgaaaataaaacagcAAGCATTCTTGTTTTATTAGGTGACTTTCATAACTCGTTAACTAACTCAGAAAATGATGAGCAATTCAAAAAGCAGTATTCAGAAGCAATTCTAAATTTAGAGAATTTGTATTCTGGTAATAAATCAAACCCAGTTATACTGACCCTTTTACAAAGTTACTTTTACTTTAAGGGTGAGTATCAATCTGTTATAGACATTTacgaaaaaaaaataatgggTATGTCCAGTATAACTGCTAACACTATATTATCAGAAGCTTCATTCTGGTGTGCTAGAAGTTATTATGCATTGAATGACTACCGTAAAGCCTTCACAATGTTCCAAGAGAGTTTAAAGAAAAGTGAAGATAACTTATTATCCAAGTTTGGATTGGGTCAAActcaaattaaaaatgatttattagaagaaggtattttaacttttgaaaacatATACAAAAGTCATGAAAACATTCAAGAATTAAATTACATTTTGGGTTTATTATATGCTAGAAAATGTTTAGATACTAAGACTGAGTACAGTCATAAAGAACATACTAAGCTTATATCGAAAGCAGTTCaatttttggaaaaatatattagttTGACAACATCAAAGAAGAATCAACTTGTTATTCCAAAGGCATTTTTGATTCTTTCTCAGCTATATGAGTTACAAGTGCAATATAAGCAAGCTTTAGACATTTTATGCAGATACTTAGATGATCTTAAAATCTCTAACGAAAAAAACATTCCTATTGagttattaaataatattggttgtttttattttattacaggacaaaaagaaaagtcTCTTGAGTTTTTTAATATGGCCAAAGAGAAATTAGATCTTGCTGGAAATGATGATTCACTTGAAATTACACTACAATACAATATCGCTAGGTCATCGGAAGAGGATCTCGCAGCAAcaaatattgtttatagTGATATTTTAAGTAAACATCCTAGTTATGTTCACTTAAAGGTTAGATATCTATTCACAAAGTTCCTTCAAAATAAGAACTCACAATCTGATGAAATAGAGAAGGAAGTTAACGATTTATTACAAAGAAACCCTGCTGACTTGGAAGTACGTGCATTGTACACATGGTTTATGAAAAATGGTTTGAAAAATAGCAATAATATCGACGAAGCAAAGTACAAAGAATATAGAAATTCTGAAATCAGTACGAGTAAAGACACGTTAACCAAGTATAATTCTCATGACTTATATGCACTAATATCTCTTGGTAACTTTTACTGTGTCATggcaaaagaaaataagaAAACGCCAGCTAAATGTGAACAATCATATTTAAAGGGTATTCAACTATATCAAAAAGCTCTTCAAATTGATCCATATAACATTTTCGCTGCCCAAGGTATTGCAATAATCTTCGCAGAAAGTAAAAGATTAGGTGCTGCTCTAGAAATTTGGAGAAAAATAAGAGATTCTCTAGATACTGAAGATGTTCATATGAACATATCTCATTGTTTACTTGAAATGCGTGAATATGTTAAGGCTATCGAAGGTTATGAgctaattttgaagaaatttcCAAATTACAGCAAACTGGCTAAGGTTTATAATCTTTTAGGTAAGACTTGGTACGAAAGAggtaataaagaaaattctTTGAGTTGTTATAAAAAGGCCTTACAAAACGCAGAAACGTCTCTAAAATTGGAGATTGAAAGTTCAAATGATCTTGAAAATAGTCCAAAAATTGCGAGttataaattcaatacCGTTTTATTACATTTCCAAATTGCAGAAGTTGTCAGAAGATCAGGAAGTAAAGATCGTACTGTTGAAGATATTTCATCAGCTTTGACTGGTTTAGAAAATGCATTAGTCCTCTTGAAAGAACTAAAAGATAAAAGTTACAAATTTATCGttaaagatgaaattgaGCAACGTATTCAACTTGGTGAGACTACAATGAAGAATGCACTACAACGTAGTTTGAAAGAGCAAGAAGAGTACGAACTGCAACAGACTGGCAGATTAGAACAAGCCCGTAAGTTAatagaagaaaatgaattaaaggAGAAGAATCgtattgaaaaagaaaaagaattagaacAAATGAAGATAGCTAAACAAAAGGAAGAATTTGCCAAGTTACAAGAAGAAGCTCAAAAAATAATCCAAGAGCGTGACTTAGCAATCGTTGAAGAATCAGACAATGACAAAGATTTAAATTCTGCAGATGAAGATGGAGAGTTTgttgataaagaaaaaccAAAAAGAGAGAAGAAAAGCAAAAAGAAGACATCGAAAAGAAAAGCAGATGTTCTCGATGATGATGAGGAGGTTACTATTATCAGAAAACGTGAAAGAAATGGGAAAGCATCCACTTTATCTGCAGAATACATAGAGAACTCTAGTGCAAGCAGTGATGGGGCTCTCAGTGACGTTggtgaaaataaatttgacaGTGAAGAAGCAGAAGCAAAGGTTACAGATGAAGAACATgaagatttattttaa
- the DCP1 gene encoding Dcp1p (similar to Saccharomyces cerevisiae DCP1 (YOL149W); ancestral locus Anc_3.1), producing the protein MGNNNTGKDDVENSESTDVMTMEFYRKALNFNVIGRYDPKIKQLLFHTPHASVYQWDFEKDEWNKLEYQGVLAIYLRDISQDSMLPDNVESNSLLNSDNPASTFSGTVLTGKDIYNYGLIILNRMNLDNFSMGIVPNSIINKRNIFDSEENKKNPLETMGVEVKDDLVIIKNVKHEVFGIWIHTVADRENIYELIKYLLENSPKDSFT; encoded by the coding sequence ATGGGAAATAACAATACAGGGAAAGATGATGTTGAAAATTCTGAATCCACAGATGTTATGACTATGGAGTTTTACCGTAAAGCATTGAATTTCAATGTTATTGGCAGATACGATCCTAAAATCAAACAATTACTCTTCCACACGCCACATGCATCTGTTTATCAGTGGGATTTTGAGAAAGACGAATGGAATAAACTAGAATATCAAGGTGTTTTAGCTATATATCTGCGAGACATTTCTCAGGATTCTATGCTGCCCGATAATGTGGAGTCAAATAGTTTACTGAATTCTGATAATCCAGCTTCAACATTCTCTGGAACTGTTTTAACGGGCAAAGATATTTACAATTACGGTTTGATTATACTTAATAGAATGAATTTGGATAATTTTTCGATGGGTATTGTTCCAAACAgtataattaataaaaggaatatatttgattcggaagaaaacaaaaagaatCCTCTTGAAACTATGGGTGTTGAAGTGAAAGACGATTTAgtaataatcaaaaatgtAAAACATGAGGTGTTTGGTATTTGGATTCATACAGTAGCTGATagagaaaatatatatgaactGATCAAGTATTTACTTGAGAATTCTCCAAAGGATTCCTTTacataa
- the TPHA0P01610 gene encoding uncharacterized protein (similar to Saccharomyces cerevisiae YMR315W; ancestral locus Anc_3.0), with translation MSPILKVGVVGTGIFATDRHLPSYQEMSDNFKVVAAYNRTKAKALIFAEKAGLPDNKVYDDLDQILNDKDVDYIDALLPVQFNVSTLQKAIAAGKPILMEKPIAATMEQARKMVQLADSTDLPVGIAENWLYLQVIEPAKEQLKRIGEVVGFTHNSTGPFVQDNKYLATTWRQNPEHIGGFLSDGGVHQLALVTDILGEFDTISALTSQVREVSGADDIVFSTVRLRNKKTIGTFTYGSAFGASEKSVFLKIYGTKGSMVIDLSNKTKPVIKIRVGDSAESASAEEVIEVNVEESFGVNPEFLNFHEAVAKKDKTLFKSSPRAAFHHLACVAAFLESSATNGDHVTVERI, from the coding sequence atgTCCCCAATTTTAAAAGTCGGTGTCGTCGGTACTGGTATATTTGCCACAGACAGACATTTACCATCATACCAAGAAATGTCAGACAACTTCAAGGTTGTTGCTGCCTATAACAGAACTAAGGCTAAGGCTTTAATCTTCGCCGAAAAAGCTGGTTTGCCAGATAATAAGGTCTACGATGATTTGGACCAAATTTTGAATGACAAGGACGTTGACTATATTGATGCTTTACTTCCAGTTCAATTCAATGTTTCAACTCTACAAAAAGCAATTGCTGCTGGTAAGCCAATTTTAATGGAAAAACCTATTGCTGCAACTATGGAACAAGCCAGAAAAATGGTGCAATTAGCTGATTCAACTGATTTACCAGTTGGTATTGCTGAAAACTGGTTATACTTACAAGTTATTGAGCCAGCTAAAGAACAATTAAAGAGAATTGGTGAAGTTGTCGGTTTCACTCATAACTCAACCGGTCCATTCGTTCAAGATAACAAATATTTAGCAACCACTTGGAGACAAAACCCAGAACATATTGGTGGTTTCTTATCAGACGGTGGTGTCCATCAGTTAGCCTTAGTTACCGACATCTTAGGTGAATTTGACACAATTTCCGCTTTAACCTCTCAAGTTAGAGAGGTATCTGGTGCTGATGACATTGTCTTTTCTACCGTTAGATTAAGAAATAAGAAGACAATCGGTACTTTCACTTACGGTTCTGCTTTCGGTGCATCTGAAAAATCCGTTTTCCTAAAAATATACGGTACCAAAGGTTCCATGGTTATTGACTTAtcaaacaaaacaaaaccAGTTATTAAGATCAGAGTTGGTGACTCTGCTGAATCTGCAAGCGCTGAAGAAGTTATTGAAGTTAATGTTGAGGAATCTTTCGGTGTTAACCCAGAATTCTTGAACTTCCACGAAGCTGTCGCTAAAAAGGACAAGACATTATTCAAGTCTTCACCAAGAGCTGCCTTCCACCATTTAGCTTGTGTTGCTGCTTTCTTAGAATCATCCGCTACGAATGGTGACCATGTTACTGttgaaagaatttaa